The segment CCGCTCTTGGCTTGCACTTGCGTCACCAGCAGGCCGCGGTCCACGGGCATCACTCGCATGTCCAGCTTGCGGAACTGGCTCACCCGCTGCATGACCCCCAGAAGCCCGGCCACTACCGCCACCAGGCCCACGGCTAAAAGCAGCAGGGAGCGGGCGGGGTGGGCGGAGAGGGCGCCCACGGCCACCTTGGGGACCGGGAAAGCCGTGGAGTCGGAAGCTGGCCTGTTCACGGTTTCGAATTGTATCCAACTTTTTGAACGTCGAAAAGCCCTGAACGGATTCTTGAACGGGGGCTTAGGCGTCAATGGCTTCCAGCATCTTCACCGCTAGCTTCAAAAAGTCGGCCTCGGTAACGATGCCCAGGAGCCTGCCCTCCTCGTCCACCACCGGCAGGCAACCGAACTTGTTTTCCAGAAGCAGCTTGGCCGCCTCCCGCACGGGCATGGTGGGGGGTGCGGTGACCGCATCGTGCATGAGCTCGGTGACCGGGATTTGCGAGAAGAGGCGGTGTTCCTCCTGGCGGGAAACCTCGGCAAACACCGAAAAGGAGGCGGCAAGCAAATCGCGGTGGGTGACCAGGCCCACCAGCTTGTCGCCGCGCACCACCGGAAGATGCCGGATGCGGCCGCGCTCCATGCAGGAGCGGGCGTCCTCCAGGGAGTCCTCCTCGGAAAGCGTGACCACCTCGCGGGTCATGATGTCAGAAAGCGTCAACCGGTACGGCATGGCGAAAGTATACGGCGGGAAGCTCTGGGGCCAAACCCGGGTTTTCAAAGAAGGGGTATACTTCGGTAGCCGGTCGTGGGCCGGTTTCCGGAGGTGGCCATGCTAAAAGTCGAAACCACGCCTGAAATGGTTCGCCAAGTGTACGCCCGCACTCGTGAACGCTTGCACGTGATCCGCAAGCGCTTGGGGCGGCCGCTCACGTTGACGGAAAAGATCATGTTTGGGCACCTGGATGACCCCGAGCACCAGGAGCTGGCGCCGGGACAGGCCTATCTAGCGTTGCGCCCCGACCGGGTAGCCATGCAGGACGCCACCGCGCAAATGGCGCTTTTGCAGTTCATGTCCGCGGGACTGGCCCGGACGGCGGTGCCCACCACCGTGCACTGCGACCACTTAATCCGCGCCCGCTCGGGAGCTGCCGAAGACGTGGCCCGGGCCATTGAGGAAAACCGCGAGGTGTACGAGTTTTTGGAAAGCGTTTCCGCCAAGTACGGCATTGGCTTTTGGAAGCCTGGCTCCGGCATCATCCACCAGGTGGTGTTGGAAAACTACGCCTTCCCCGGCGGCATGATGATCGGCACCGACTCCCACACCCCCAACGCCGGGGGCCTGGGCATGTTTGCTTCGGGGGTGGGTGGTGCCGACGCCGTGGACGTAATGGCCGGCTTCCCCTGGGAGGTCCTGCAGCCCAAGCTCATTGGCGTCAAGCTCACCGGCAAGCTTTCCGGTTGGACCTCCCCCAAGGACGTAATCTTGAAGCTTTTGGACATCCTCACCGTGAAGGGCGGCACCAACGCGGTGGTGGAGTTCTTTGGTCCCGGCTGCGCTTCCATTTCCTGCACCGGCAAGGCCACCATCACCAACATGGGTGCCGAGCACGGGGCCACCACTTCGATTTTCCCCTACGACCACCGCATGGCCGCCTACCTTACCGCTACCCGCCGGGAGGAGCTGGCCAAGCTGGCCGACGCAAACCGCGACTTGCTTACCGCCGACCCCGAGGTGGAAGCGGAGCCGGAGAAGTTCTTCCACCGGGTCATCGAGATCAACCTTTCGGAGCTGGAGCCCCACCTGGTGGGTCCCCATACGCCCGATTTAGCCCGCCCGCTTTCCGCGGTGCCGCAGGCGGTGAAGGAAAACAACTACCCGGCCAAGATCTCCGCTTGCCTGGTGGGCTCCTGCACCAACTCCTCCTACGAGGACATCTGCCGCGCCACCGAAGTGGCCAAGCAAGCGCTGGCCCTGGGCCTCAAAGCCCAGGTGCCCCTGTACATCACCCCCGGCTCCGAGCAGGTGTACGCCACCATGGAGCGGGACGGGCTTTTGCCCACCTTGCAGGAGTTTGGGGCGGTGGTGCTGGCCAACGCCTGCGGTCCCTGCATCGGCCAGTGGCAGCGGGACGACGTGCCCAAGGGCACGCCCAACACCATCGTTAACTCCTTCAACCGCAACTTCCCGGCCCGCAACGACGGCAACCCGGCAACGCTTTCCTTCATTGCGTCTCCCGAGGTGGTGGTGGCTTACGCCATTGCTGGCAGGCTGGACATCAACCCGGTGGGTGACGAAATCCCCGTGAACGGGCGGCGGGTGCGCCTGCAAGCTCCCCCGCCGGCCCCCGAGGTCCCACCCTCCGGCTTTGTGTTTAAGGCCGAAGGGTACGTGCCGCCCCCGGAGGATGGCAGCGCGGTGGAAGTGAAGATCCGCCCGGACTCCGATCGCCTGCAGGCCCTCCAGCCGTTCCCCGCTTGGGATGGCAAGGACTTCGTGGAGCTGCCGGTCATCCTCAAGGCCAAGGGCAAGTGCACCACCGATCACATTTCCCCGGCGGGTCCCTGGCTCAAGTACCGTGGCCATCTGGACAACATTTCCAACAACCTTTTCCTGGGCGCGGTGAACGCCTTTACCGGCGAAGCCGGCAAGGCCAAGCACCCGCTGACCGGCGAGGTCATGGAGGTGTCCAAGATTGCCCGGGATTTGAAGAACCGCGGCCTGCGCTGGGTGGTAGTGGGCGATGAAAACTACGGCGAAGGCTCGTCCCGGGAACACGCCGCCATGGAGCCCCGGCACCTGGGCGGTGCGGCGGTCATTGCCCGCTCCTTTGCCCGCATCCACGAAACCAACCTGAAAAAGCAGGGGATCCTGCCGCTCGCCTTTGTGGATCCGGCGGACTACGACAAGGTGCGGGAAGGGGACCGCTGCTCCATCCTGGGCCTTGCGGAGCTGGCCCCCGGCAAGCCGGTGCGGGTGGTTTTCCACCACGCCGACGGCACCCAGGACGAGGTGCTTTGCCGGCACAGCCTGTCGGAAGAGCAAATTGGCTGGTTTAAAGCCGGCTCGGCGCTCAACGTGCTGACCAAGCGCGGCTAGGAAGCAAAAGGTGTTCTGGCGCTTGGTTTTGGTGGCCCTGGGCGGGGCCTTGGGGGCGGTGGCCCGCTACACCGTGAGCTTTCTCTTTGGCAGGGCTTGGCCGGCCTTTCCCTGGGGGACGCTGGTGGTCAACGTGGTGGGGAGCTTCCTTTTGGGCTTGCTCATGGGCGCTACCGCTTCCGGCCGCTTTCTCCTAGATCCCGCCTGGCGAAGCTTCCTGGGGATTGGCATCCTCGGCGCCTTCACCACCTTTTCCACGCTTTCCTACGAAACCGTGGAGGCCGTGCGCGGTGGCAGCCCTATGCACGCGCTGGGGATGGTCCTGGCCAACCTCGTCTTGGGCTTGCTTTTCTGCTGGATTGGGCTGTTCTTGGGCGAGAGATAGGAGGGGCTATGACGCGCATAAGCGGCGAAGGGGAGCTGGTTCGCATCTTCCTGGGGGAAGGGGACCGCTACCACGGCAAGCCCCTTTACGAGGCCATCGTGCTTTTAGCGCGGGAAATGGGGCTTGCGGGAGCCACGGTGCTGCGCGGCGTGGAGGGTTTTGGTGCCGACTCGGTGGTCCACACCGCCCGCATCCTGCGGCTTTCCGAGGACCTGCCCATGGTCATCGAGGTGGTGGAAATGCCCGAACGCATCGAGCCGTTCGTGGCCAGGGTCGAAGCCATGCTGGACGAGGTGAACTGCGGCGGCCTCATCACCCTGGAACGCGCCCGCATCATCCGCTACCAACCCGAAAAGCGCTAAACGGCAGGCGTAACTCGAAGAATGAACCGTTACCTCGAAAAGGGGCCTATACCTGCCTTTGTTTGTAGGTGCTCCAGGCGAAAAAAAGCTAGTGGACCACAACGCCTTACCCATAAAACCGCGCCGGCTCATAACCCGCAAGGACGGAACTTAGGCCAGCCCTAGGCCGAGGATTCCTGTAACCGCAGGCAACGCTCCCACCTTTAGCCAACTCGGCTTAGTGAGCCGTCTCAGTGGAGGAACACGCCTAAGGCGCACCTCGAAGGGGTGGGGAATTTCTGGTCGGCGTGCTCTGTTCTTCGAAACGAAACAAGACGCACGTTTGAAGATTTTGGGAAGTTCCACCGGGGTACTGGGAAAGGAGGACCGAACATGAGACCCGGAACAAGGAAACTTGGCTTACGAGTTTTGCTCTTGGTGACCACCCTGGTTGGCGGTCTGGGGGTGGGACACGCTCAGAAAGCCACAGGGGAGCCCAACGACGCCGATGCGCTCAAGGGCGTCAAGACGCTGAAGGTGGTTTACGACATCAGCGCCGTCACCGAGCCAAAGATGATGGTCCTGTTCCTGCAGGCCATTGCCGACGCCCGCGACCGTGCGCTGGCGGCAAACGTCAAGCCGGAGCTGGTGCTCACCTTCCGCGGGCCGGCGCTCAAGCTCATTCAGAAAACGACCGGCGAGGCCACCGAAGAGCAAAAGCAAATCGCCAAGCTGCTGGCTGACCTGAAGCAGCATGGCGCGGCAATGGAAGCCTGCGACTTTGCGGTGCAGGCTCTCAAGCTCGAGCGCGAGTCCTTTCTCCCTGAGGTGAAGGTGGTGGCCAACACGTTCAACTCGCTGGGGGGCTACCAGGCCAAGGGCTACGGCATCATCCCCGTGCCGTAAGCCTCCGCGGCGGAGGTACAGGGTACCCACGACCTAGAGGGCCACGAGGTATCCGCGGACGGCCTTCAGGCCATGCTCGCACGAGCAAGGAGGTTAAAGCATGTTTCTAGGACAAAGTGAGACTGTCTTGGCCCTCAGCGTAAGTGCACTGCTCGCGGTCTCTGTGGGAGCTGCGGAGCAGCCCAAGGTCGCTGACAAGAGCCCGCAGGGAGGAACCGATGCGGCTGGGGAAGTGAGGAAGGTGGTAGACACATTTGCTGAATGCTGGAACCGGCATGACATGAACGCCTTTGCCGAGCTCTTTGCGCCGGATGCGGAGTTTGTCAACGTGGTGGGTCTGTGGTGGAAAGGTAAAGATGAAATTAAGAGGACACACGAGCGCACCCACGCCACAATCTTCAAGAACAGCCGAGTGACCATCACAGATGTTTCTGTTC is part of the Thermoanaerobaculum aquaticum genome and harbors:
- a CDS encoding CBS domain-containing protein codes for the protein MPYRLTLSDIMTREVVTLSEEDSLEDARSCMERGRIRHLPVVRGDKLVGLVTHRDLLAASFSVFAEVSRQEEHRLFSQIPVTELMHDAVTAPPTMPVREAAKLLLENKFGCLPVVDEEGRLLGIVTEADFLKLAVKMLEAIDA
- a CDS encoding aconitate hydratase; the protein is MLKVETTPEMVRQVYARTRERLHVIRKRLGRPLTLTEKIMFGHLDDPEHQELAPGQAYLALRPDRVAMQDATAQMALLQFMSAGLARTAVPTTVHCDHLIRARSGAAEDVARAIEENREVYEFLESVSAKYGIGFWKPGSGIIHQVVLENYAFPGGMMIGTDSHTPNAGGLGMFASGVGGADAVDVMAGFPWEVLQPKLIGVKLTGKLSGWTSPKDVILKLLDILTVKGGTNAVVEFFGPGCASISCTGKATITNMGAEHGATTSIFPYDHRMAAYLTATRREELAKLADANRDLLTADPEVEAEPEKFFHRVIEINLSELEPHLVGPHTPDLARPLSAVPQAVKENNYPAKISACLVGSCTNSSYEDICRATEVAKQALALGLKAQVPLYITPGSEQVYATMERDGLLPTLQEFGAVVLANACGPCIGQWQRDDVPKGTPNTIVNSFNRNFPARNDGNPATLSFIASPEVVVAYAIAGRLDINPVGDEIPVNGRRVRLQAPPPAPEVPPSGFVFKAEGYVPPPEDGSAVEVKIRPDSDRLQALQPFPAWDGKDFVELPVILKAKGKCTTDHISPAGPWLKYRGHLDNISNNLFLGAVNAFTGEAGKAKHPLTGEVMEVSKIARDLKNRGLRWVVVGDENYGEGSSREHAAMEPRHLGGAAVIARSFARIHETNLKKQGILPLAFVDPADYDKVREGDRCSILGLAELAPGKPVRVVFHHADGTQDEVLCRHSLSEEQIGWFKAGSALNVLTKRG
- the crcB gene encoding fluoride efflux transporter CrcB, which gives rise to MFWRLVLVALGGALGAVARYTVSFLFGRAWPAFPWGTLVVNVVGSFLLGLLMGATASGRFLLDPAWRSFLGIGILGAFTTFSTLSYETVEAVRGGSPMHALGMVLANLVLGLLFCWIGLFLGER
- a CDS encoding DUF190 domain-containing protein; the protein is MTRISGEGELVRIFLGEGDRYHGKPLYEAIVLLAREMGLAGATVLRGVEGFGADSVVHTARILRLSEDLPMVIEVVEMPERIEPFVARVEAMLDEVNCGGLITLERARIIRYQPEKR
- a CDS encoding DsrE family protein codes for the protein MRPGTRKLGLRVLLLVTTLVGGLGVGHAQKATGEPNDADALKGVKTLKVVYDISAVTEPKMMVLFLQAIADARDRALAANVKPELVLTFRGPALKLIQKTTGEATEEQKQIAKLLADLKQHGAAMEACDFAVQALKLERESFLPEVKVVANTFNSLGGYQAKGYGIIPVP
- a CDS encoding SgcJ/EcaC family oxidoreductase, with amino-acid sequence MFLGQSETVLALSVSALLAVSVGAAEQPKVADKSPQGGTDAAGEVRKVVDTFAECWNRHDMNAFAELFAPDAEFVNVVGLWWKGKDEIKRTHERTHATIFKNSRVTITDVSVRFPVSGIAIARSRWVLEGHVSPEGAPLPPRRGILLTVLTHRSGTWLITDAQNTDVIEGVLSRPQ